From Cheilinus undulatus linkage group 17, ASM1832078v1, whole genome shotgun sequence, one genomic window encodes:
- the LOC121524903 gene encoding uncharacterized protein LOC121524903 — MASELTQDAVLQFLRSGGGSVKNSDLLLHFRRFIRDHEDRDRNREMFKKFVNSVATVQQLDGVSYVVLKRKFKGRSPGGGERGRREPSPGNARVSPEKPRKKPQPMEMTTTAPPGGTASETILPAAGIMQNNNNVETNFNIKQQDETSRPGYYGGPAPGQTARLLQPLPPDQRSKIGYSKVGFDPIAPVITPVVSAVRPHGETRQQIPIQEPLRGREAERKATSFPELPAQDWSTKIGQHEAGFTPLDPGITPVVSAVRPHGETRQQIPIQERHRGRDAERQILSFSEPPVQDWSRKVGQHEAGFTPIAPGITPVVPAVRSHSETRQQIPSQEPLRGREAELKTPSFLESPALDRSPKMGQNRFSFDPVASGITPAVHAVRSHEEIRQQIPIQEPIRGREAELKTPSFPEPPALDRSPKMGQNRFSFDPVASGITPTVHPVRSHEEIRQQIPIQEPIRGREAELKTTSFPKRPTQDRTSKTGHSKFGFSSLFSGITSVVSKVRTHGETKQQEPLRGREAELKTPTFPESPALDRSPKIGRFSFDPLASGITPVISEVRRHEEIRQQIAIKEPLRGREHDLKEIPRQDVELHPPSFSDPPARDQSPKVGHKVGFAPVAPEIITMDTEVRAYGETVPTPETQVSVNAPRRRHRHRKSYKSAVSYDEDEDEEEEEMVPVRRGSSGGEWPLSVPLGDMGKALSASSPCIIDVPSISTSPAEKLPKIYVQGVKEEAPPPREGQHSFPLEAEHYIPSTKMMLHHDDVHADRRFSQPAGFQQRGSLSSSTSNIYSPSSDSGLSMRDWPMSGSPRGLGWNSSLEDLHTRAGNSGSDLQIQEALRRAQKNKVESSTGLHTGSKLQAPWHHSTGHLHEDQEPKAYLSPFCHSTDRLHENQQSAGRVKLKHLSTGDLYDDHQEAELSEESTSSSPSRQHSAIPRRLGSHLRSRMCRSMAADIDQLLQEEEERGGGGDNEAARLNRLHLISSTLSLPYNVSTSSLSSCSTPPLSHSFANLTEGGEGRGGKKSIPNTSSSAPPEGSGRQSQVPLESREHDWLVKGAAGAWPDIYSLFREDSTLLNRRDFITGFTVLHWIAKHGDHRVLNTLWYGVQKAGLSFDINARSTCGHTPLHIAAMHGHKNIMRLLVNKFHADVRLRDTAGKKPWHYLSHFSPPDVFQLLGAPARAALGGGGSSGGGGGGGGVVRSESMWKHEKRRRRHHLSSASSAERPQSISAKVKRSSSIAAFLKHKSLRHLQGHQSDSPI; from the exons ATGGCTTCAGAGTTGACTCAGGACGCGGTGCTTCAGTTCCTCCGGAGCGGCGGAGGCTCTGTGAAAAACTCGGATCTGCTGCTTCACTTCAGGAGATTCATCCGCGACCATGAGGACCGAGACAGAAACCGAGAgatgtttaaaaagtttgtcAACTCCGTGGCCACCGTCCAGCAGCTCGACGGGGTCTCATATGTGGTACTCAAGAGGAAATTTAAAGGAAGATCACCCggtggaggagagagggggaggagggagcCCTCCCCGGGGAACGCGCGAGTGAGCCCGGAGAAGCCTCGGAAGAAACCACAGCCTATGGAGATGACAACCACCGCCCCACCGGGAGGAACCGCCTCAGAAACAATCCTACCTGCAGCTGGGATTATGCAGAACAACAACAATGTGGAGACGAATTTTAATATCAAACAACAGGATGAAACCAGTAGACCGGGTTATTACGGTGGACCAGCTCCAGGTCAGACAGCCAGACTTTTACAGCCACTGCCCCCAGATCAGAGATCTAAAATCGGATACAGTAAGGTTGGTTTTGACCCTATAGCTCCTGTAATTACACCTGTAGTTTCTGCAGTCAGACCTCATGGAGAAACCAGGCAGCAAATCCCAATCCAGGAGCCACTAAGAGGGAGGGAGGCTGAACGGAAGGCCACCAGTTTCCCAGAGCTTCCTGCCCAGGATTGGAGCACAAAAATAGGGCAACACGAGGCAGGTTTCACCCCCTTAGATCCAGGAATTACACCTGTAGTTTCTGCAGTCAGGCCTCATGGAGAAACCAGGCAGCAAATCCCCATCCAAGAGCGACATAGGGGGAGGGACGCAGAGCGTCAGATCCTCAGCTTCTCAGAGCCCCCTGTCCAAGATTGGAGCAGAAAAGTGGGGCAACACGAGGCAGGTTTCACCCCCATAGCTCCTGGGATTACTCCTGTAGTTCCTGCAGTCAGATCTCATTCAGAAACCCGGCAGCAAATCCCCAGCCAGGAGCCACTCAGGGGGAGAGAGGCTGAACTTAAGACCCCGAGCTTCTTGGAGTCTCCTGCTTTAGATCGAAGCCCCAAAATGGGGCAGAATAGGTTCAGTTTTGACCCTGTAGCTTCTGGGATCACACCTGCAGTTCATGCAGTCAGATCTCATGAAGAAATCAGGCAGCAAATCCCCATCCAGGAGCCAATCAGAGGGAGAGAGGCTGAACTGAAGACCCCCAGCTTTCCAGAGCCTCCTGCCCTAGATCGGAGCCCCAAAATGGGGCAGAATAGATTCAGTTTTGACCCTGTAGCTTCTGGGATCACACCTACAGTTCATCCAGTCAGATCTCATGAAGAAATCAGGCAGCAAATCCCCATCcaagagccaatcagagggagGGAGGCTGAACTGAAGACCACCAGCTTCCCTAAACGTCCTACCCAGGATCGGACCTCCAAAACTGGACATAGTAAGTTCGGTTTTAGCTCTCTGTTTTCTGGGATCACATCTGTAGTATCTAAAGTAAGAACTCATGGAGAAACCAAGCAACAAGAGCCACTCAGAGGGAGGGAGGCTGAATTAAAGACCCCTACCTTCCCAGAGTCTCCTGCTCTGGATCGGAGCCCCAAAATTGGACGGTTTAGTTTTGACCCCCTTGCTTCTGGGATTACACCTGTGATTTCTGAAGTCAGACGTCATGAAGAAATCAGGCAGCAAATCGCCATCAAAGAGCCGCTCAGAGGGAGAGAGCATG ATCTTAAAGAAATTCCTCGCCAGGATGTAGAACTCCATCCCCCCAGCTTCTCAGACCCTCCTGCACGAGATCAGAGCCCCAAAGTAGGACACAAGGTGGGTTTCGCCCCTGTAGCTCCTGAGATAATCACAATGGATACTGAGGTCAGAGCTTATGGAGAAACCGTCCCCACTCCAGAAACTCAGGTCAGTGTCAATGCTCCACGCCGccgccacagacacagaaagagcTACAAATCTGCTGTGTCTTATGATGAAGacgaggatgaagaggaggaagagatggTCCCAGTTAGGCGTGGCTCATCAGGAGGAGAGTGGCCCCTCAGCGTTCCTCTCGGGGACATGGGGAAGgccctctctgcctcctccccgtGCATCATAGACGTTCCTTCAATCTCCACGTCTCCAGCGGAGAAGCTCCCAAAAATTTATGTCCAGGGTGTCAAAGAGGAAGCACCGCCCCCTAGAGAAGGCCAACACAGCTTTCCGTTAGAAGCAGAGCACTACATCCCGTCAACAAAGATGATGCTGCATCATGACGATGTTCACGCCGACCGCCGTTTCTCACAGCCTGCAGGTTTCCAGCAAAGAGGGTCGCTCTCATCAAGTACCAGTAACATCTACTCGCCCTCGTCTGATTCAGGTCTGTCGATGAGAGACTGGCCGATGTCTGGCTCCCCCAGAGGATTGGGGTGGAATAGCAGCTTAGAAGATCTGCACACAAGAGCAG GAAACTCTGGGAGTGATCTTCAGATCCAGGAAGCTCTCCGGAgagcacagaaaaacaaagtggAGTCTTCAACAGGGCTTCATACCGGCAGTAAACTCCAGGCACCTTGGCATCACTCTACAGGACATCTCCATGAGGACCAGGAGCCCAAAGCTTATTTATCACCattttgtcactccacagaccGTCTCCATGAAAACCAGCAGTCTGCAGGCCGTGTGAAGCTAAAGCATCTCTCTACAG GCGATCTCTACGATGATCACCAGGAGGCGGAGTTAAGCGAGGAGTCCACCTCTTCATCCCCATCGCGGCAGCACTCAGCGATCCCCAGGCGTCTTGGCAGCCACCTGAGGAGCAGAATGTGCCGCAGCATGGCGGCTGACATCGACCAGCTCcttcaggaggaggaggagagaggaggaggaggcgacAATGAGGCAGCTCGTCTGAACCGACTCCACCTCATCTCCTCCACACTCAGCCTTCCCTACAACGTGTCAACGTCATCGTTGTCGTCCTGTTCAACGCCTCCTCTTAGCCACAGCTTTGCCAACCtgacagagggaggagagggaagagGAGGGAAGAAGAGCATCCCTAACACCTCGTCTTCTGCTCCTCCTGAAGGCTCTGGCAGACAG TCTCAGGTTCCTCTGGAGTCCAGAGAGCATGACTGGTTGGTTAAAGGGGCGGCGGGGGCGTGGCCCGACATCTATTCATTATTCAGAGAGGACTCGACTCTTCTCAACAGACGGGACTTTATCACCGGCTTCACTGTTCTGCACTGGATTGCCAAACATGGAGACCACAGAGTCCTCAACACTTTATG GTACGGTGTTCAGAAGGCTGGTCTGTCATTTGACATAAATGCCAGGTCAACATGTGGCCACACCCCTCTCCACATCGCTGCCATGCATGGCCACAAGAACATCATGCGCTTGCTGGTGAACAAATTCCACGCTGATGTGAGGCTGAGGGACACGGCGGGGAAGAAACCCTGGCACTACCTGAGCCATTTCTCACCGCCTGATGTCTTCCAGCTGCTGGGAGCTCCAGCACGGGCTGCTTTAGGAGGAGGTGGCAGCagtgggggaggaggaggagggggaggagttgTGAGGTCCGAGTCTATGTGGAAACATGAAAAGCGTAGGAGGAGGCATCATCTCTCCTCAGCTTCTTCAGCAGAAAGACCGCAGAGCATTTCAGCAAAGGTTAAAAGATCGTCGTCCATCGCTGCTTTTCTCAAACACAAATCACTGCGACACTTACAGGGTCATCAGTCCGACTCGCCCATTTAA